A section of the Mycoplasmopsis synoviae ATCC 25204 genome encodes:
- a CDS encoding heat-inducible transcriptional repressor HrcA — protein sequence MKQLKKQHEEILKAVVGAYLTQKNEISSALLVKNYGIKFSPAKVRYLMTALEDEGLLVKETKSSGRKPTNKGLEYYAKFLSNAFDLKLINNLEKIFLNRKDNIYSTIEEVTKELASLTGATFVTKFKDPNLILKSINLFEVSESLATIILVVSNGEVLSRKIDIPENKTIKISDLKIAMNIFQDNLIDCKLIDLEKRILLLKDILAEKIIQYEDVIESYVKSILGIGIKSQIYGRENIILSRKIAREDVNEILNILEKNSIWDALEKNSNDFEEIRISINSKGAFFSKRIDENNNLTEISVVAPNESDSNSIKSGIMLLTKIITNNINEKEKDKNERKHS from the coding sequence ATGAAACAGCTAAAAAAGCAACATGAAGAAATTCTAAAAGCAGTAGTTGGGGCATATTTAACTCAAAAAAATGAAATTTCTTCTGCGCTTCTTGTTAAAAACTATGGCATAAAATTCTCTCCAGCTAAAGTTAGGTATTTAATGACGGCTTTAGAAGATGAAGGCCTGCTTGTTAAAGAAACTAAATCTAGCGGTAGAAAGCCAACTAATAAAGGTCTTGAATATTATGCAAAGTTTTTATCAAATGCATTTGATTTAAAACTTATTAATAATTTAGAAAAAATCTTTCTAAATCGTAAAGATAATATCTATAGCACAATAGAAGAAGTCACCAAAGAATTAGCGAGCCTTACCGGAGCTACCTTTGTTACTAAATTTAAAGATCCGAATTTAATACTTAAATCTATAAATTTATTTGAAGTTAGCGAGAGCCTTGCAACTATTATTTTGGTGGTGTCTAACGGCGAAGTTTTATCAAGAAAAATTGATATTCCTGAAAATAAAACTATTAAAATTAGCGATTTAAAAATAGCCATGAATATCTTCCAAGATAATTTAATAGACTGCAAACTCATCGATTTAGAAAAAAGGATACTGCTACTTAAAGACATATTAGCTGAAAAAATAATTCAATACGAAGACGTTATTGAATCTTATGTAAAAAGCATACTTGGAATTGGAATTAAAAGCCAAATCTATGGAAGAGAAAATATTATTCTTTCTAGAAAAATAGCTAGAGAAGATGTTAATGAAATATTAAATATCTTAGAAAAAAATTCAATCTGAGATGCTTTAGAGAAAAATTCCAATGACTTTGAAGAAATTAGAATTTCTATTAATTCTAAGGGGGCATTTTTTTCAAAAAGAATTGACGAAAATAATAATTTAACTGAAATTTCAGTAGTAGCTCCCAATGAAAGTGATTCTAATTCAATTAAATCTGGAATTATGCTACTAACTAAAATAATAACCAATAATATAAACGAGAAAGAAAAGGATAAAAATGAAAGAAAACATTCTTAA
- the grpE gene encoding nucleotide exchange factor GrpE, with product MKENILKRHKFNLKNGDVVTSSLKCYASDNLLEKYSKDIKLEIGKDEFLKGFDNLLINHLKKFGLKKDFYILVKPNGANLEDDSLQNQSLKFEFSNFKVESKDKQPEEAKKTCKNEEKLKELTEKIAKLEQNLAMEQYKNITEQMTFKNKVKELEASLSEKLQSALEEKTKHLESQFEDSKKFVLQKFLDALMDPFNNFVMATNAGKNSDNEIVKNYCYGFDIVKKQFIDALERNSANIIDPELNSKFDANWMQIIDTQEDASKENETILRVARLGISLNNRLITPAQVVVVKNKK from the coding sequence ATGAAAGAAAACATTCTTAAAAGACATAAATTTAACCTAAAAAATGGTGATGTTGTAACTTCATCTTTAAAATGTTATGCAAGTGATAATCTCCTAGAAAAATATTCAAAAGATATAAAACTAGAAATTGGAAAAGATGAATTTTTAAAAGGCTTTGACAATTTATTAATTAACCATTTAAAAAAATTTGGCTTAAAAAAAGATTTCTACATTTTAGTTAAGCCTAATGGCGCTAATTTAGAAGATGATAGCTTGCAAAATCAAAGCTTAAAATTTGAATTTAGTAACTTCAAAGTTGAATCTAAAGATAAGCAGCCTGAAGAAGCTAAAAAAACTTGTAAAAACGAAGAAAAGCTTAAAGAATTAACTGAAAAAATTGCAAAGCTAGAACAAAACTTAGCCATGGAGCAATACAAAAATATAACCGAGCAAATGACTTTTAAAAATAAAGTCAAAGAACTAGAAGCTTCGCTAAGTGAAAAACTTCAAAGCGCATTAGAAGAAAAAACTAAGCATTTAGAATCTCAATTTGAAGATAGCAAAAAATTTGTGCTTCAAAAATTCTTAGATGCTTTAATGGATCCATTTAATAATTTTGTAATGGCAACTAATGCCGGTAAAAATTCAGATAATGAAATTGTTAAAAATTACTGCTATGGATTTGATATTGTTAAAAAACAATTCATCGACGCTTTAGAGAGAAATTCAGCAAATATAATTGATCCTGAATTAAATTCAAAATTTGATGCAAATTGAATGCAAATAATTGATACTCAAGAAGATGCATCAAAAGAAAACGAAACAATTTTAAGAGTGGCTAGGCTAGGAATAAGCCTAAATAACAGGCTTATAACTCCAGCGCAAGTAGTTGTTGTTAAGAATAAAAAATAA
- the rpoE gene encoding DNA-directed RNA polymerase subunit delta, producing MLEIAIEVISKDTTRHFTFEEIFQRVESELAEVWATKFVDEKNSYNDVRVRKMGELYRILTVDRHFKHLQDETWKSSTYKIKN from the coding sequence ATGTTAGAAATTGCAATCGAAGTAATTTCAAAAGATACTACCAGACACTTTACTTTTGAAGAAATCTTTCAAAGAGTTGAAAGTGAACTCGCAGAAGTTTGAGCCACAAAATTTGTAGATGAAAAAAATAGCTACAATGACGTAAGAGTTAGAAAAATGGGTGAATTATATAGAATTCTAACCGTTGATCGTCACTTTAAACACTTGCAAGATGAAACTTGAAAAAGTTCAACATACAAAATTAAAAACTAG
- the fba gene encoding class II fructose-1,6-bisphosphate aldolase, translated as MPLTNAKEMLIKAKEGRYAVPHININNLEWAKAVLLAAQEVNSPLILATSEGAVKYMGGFKTVANMVKGLVNDLNISIPVALHLDHGSYEGVKKALETDGYSSVMFDGSHYKFAENYEKTKELLELAKTANCSFEAEVGTIGGEEDGIIGSGELADAGEAKQMAELGIDVLAAGIGNVHGPYPENWKSLDFDKLKEIVSSAKIGIVLHGGSGIPQKQIQKAISLGVTKINVNTELQQANHKALREFILSNKDLEGKNFDPRKLYKPGFDAMQKTVKEKIHEFGSQNKA; from the coding sequence ATGCCATTAACAAACGCAAAGGAAATGCTTATTAAAGCCAAAGAAGGTAGATACGCGGTTCCACATATTAATATTAACAATTTAGAATGAGCTAAAGCTGTGCTTCTTGCAGCTCAAGAAGTAAATTCGCCATTAATTTTAGCAACCAGCGAAGGTGCAGTTAAATACATGGGTGGATTTAAAACCGTAGCTAATATGGTTAAAGGGCTAGTAAATGATTTAAATATTAGCATTCCAGTAGCGCTTCATTTAGATCATGGATCATATGAAGGAGTGAAAAAAGCTCTAGAAACCGATGGATATTCATCTGTTATGTTTGATGGAAGCCATTATAAATTTGCAGAAAACTACGAAAAAACCAAAGAATTATTAGAGCTAGCTAAAACTGCTAATTGTTCATTTGAAGCCGAGGTTGGAACCATCGGTGGTGAAGAAGATGGAATTATCGGTTCAGGAGAGCTAGCCGATGCTGGTGAAGCAAAACAAATGGCAGAGCTAGGAATTGACGTTCTTGCAGCCGGAATCGGAAATGTTCACGGGCCATATCCAGAAAATTGAAAATCTCTTGATTTTGACAAATTAAAAGAAATAGTATCAAGCGCTAAAATTGGAATTGTTCTTCATGGTGGTAGTGGTATCCCTCAAAAACAAATTCAAAAAGCTATATCTCTAGGAGTTACTAAAATTAACGTAAACACCGAACTCCAACAAGCAAATCATAAAGCTTTAAGAGAATTTATTCTTTCAAATAAAGACCTTGAAGGAAAAAATTTTGATCCAAGAAAATTATATAAACCAGGTTTTGATGCAATGCAAAAAACCGTAAAAGAAAAAATTCACGAATTTGGATCACAAAATAAAGCTTAA